A DNA window from Candidatus Caldatribacterium sp. contains the following coding sequences:
- a CDS encoding SDR family NAD(P)-dependent oxidoreductase gives MPELAPGTWAFVTGASSGIGEAFAYALSQRGMNLILLGRSEKDLQRVAEKIAKEHGTETVTLRCDLTRELDKAVEVLEEFEVELLVNNAGAGVHGEFLSVPSSRHREIIELNVAALTELSFHAGKQMVERKRGGIINVGSLAGFFPLPHFAVYAATKAYVYSLSLALWAEWKKHNVHVLYVAPGPTESKFFERARGGMKRPEKTSFVMQPEEVVKGALLAYEQGKAVYIPGWRNRVLPLFVRRLFPDWMVARFAERYPYK, from the coding sequence CTTTCGTGACTGGGGCTTCCTCAGGAATTGGGGAAGCGTTTGCCTATGCACTTTCCCAAAGGGGAATGAACCTCATCCTCCTTGGGCGAAGCGAGAAAGACCTGCAACGTGTGGCAGAGAAAATCGCAAAAGAGCATGGCACAGAGACAGTAACTCTCCGCTGCGACCTCACGAGAGAACTCGACAAAGCAGTGGAGGTTCTCGAGGAGTTCGAGGTGGAGCTCCTCGTGAACAATGCCGGTGCAGGGGTCCATGGGGAATTCCTGAGCGTTCCTTCTTCCCGACACCGGGAAATTATCGAGCTCAACGTGGCGGCCCTAACGGAACTCTCCTTCCACGCCGGAAAGCAGATGGTGGAGAGGAAACGAGGCGGCATCATCAACGTTGGGTCTCTTGCCGGCTTTTTCCCTCTTCCTCACTTTGCCGTCTACGCCGCCACGAAAGCCTACGTGTACTCCCTTTCTCTTGCCCTCTGGGCCGAGTGGAAAAAACACAACGTCCACGTTCTCTACGTGGCACCTGGACCCACAGAGAGCAAGTTCTTTGAGAGAGCTCGTGGGGGAATGAAACGCCCGGAGAAAACCTCTTTTGTGATGCAGCCGGAAGAAGTCGTCAAAGGAGCGCTCCTTGCCTACGAGCAGGGGAAGGCCGTCTACATTCCCGGGTGGCGCAACCGGGTTCTGCCTCTCTTTGTCCGGCGCCTCTTCCCCGACTGGATGGTGGCCCGGTTCGCCGAGAGGTATCCGTACAAATAA
- a CDS encoding AtpZ/AtpI family protein, which translates to MRKRFEEENVWRILGEVWDLAWVTVAPILLGVFLGQYLDRRYPLGFSWTLSLLALGATLGLYNLYDTLMRASREMERKKNHDSNHSQSS; encoded by the coding sequence ATGAGGAAAAGGTTTGAAGAGGAAAACGTATGGAGGATTCTTGGGGAAGTCTGGGACCTTGCCTGGGTGACGGTTGCCCCGATACTTCTTGGGGTCTTTCTGGGACAGTACCTCGATCGGAGGTATCCTCTCGGGTTCTCCTGGACGCTCTCTCTTCTTGCCCTGGGAGCTACCCTGGGTCTTTACAACCTCTACGACACCCTCATGAGAGCAAGCCGGGAAATGGAGCGAAAGAAAAACCATGATTCGAACCATTCTCAGTCTTCTTAG